One stretch of Arachis hypogaea cultivar Tifrunner chromosome 20, arahy.Tifrunner.gnm2.J5K5, whole genome shotgun sequence DNA includes these proteins:
- the LOC112783436 gene encoding protein neprosin, whose protein sequence is MKKVYSHCNNHHHQKQFNTRTRTRQHNHHSHSHSQYQNIRLQNLLLLHSLLLIIVTPALCNVHQPLLNLKSNNQTLRSNLELLKLRRIRAHLAKINKPALKTIQSPDGDLIDCVLSHQQPAFDHPNLRGQRPLDPPERSKRYKNKNNEKMEMKSFQLWSDSGEECPNGTIPIRRTKEEDVLRASSIRRFGRKPRHVRRDSTGNGHEHAVVFVNGDQYYGAKANINVWTPRVTDQYEFSLSQIWVIAGSFGFDLNTIEAGWQVSPELYGDSNPRFFTYWTTDAYQATGCYNLLCSGFIQTNNRIAIGAAISPRSTYNSKQFDIGLMVWKDPRHGHWWLEFGSGLLVGYWPATMFSHLRSHASMVQFGGEIVNSRSRGYHTGTQMGSGHFAGEGFRKAAYFRNLQIVDWDNNLLPLSNIHQLADHSNCYDIRQGSNNVWGHYFYYGGPGRNVRCP, encoded by the exons ATGAAGAAGGTATATTCACATtgcaataatcatcatcatcagaaacaATTCaacacaagaacaagaacaagacaACACAATCATCATTCTCATTCTCATTCTCAATACCAAAACATTAGACTACAAAATCTACTACTTCTACATTCTTTGCTTCTTATCATTGTTACTCCAGCATTGTGCAATGTTCACCAACCATTGTTGAACTTGAAGTCTAATAACCAAACTCTAAGATCAAATCTTGAGTTACTCAAGCTGAGAAGGATTAGAGCACACTTGGCCAAGATCAATAAACCTGCTCTCAAAACAATTCAG AGTCCAGATGGTgatttgattgattgtgttttgtCTCATCAACAACCAGCTTTTGACCATCCTAACCTTAGAGGTCAGAGACCATTG GATCCGCCGGAGAGGTCAAAGAGatacaagaacaagaacaatgagaaaatggaaatgaaaagcTTTCAACTATGGAGTGATTCTGGTGAAGAATGCCCTAATGGAACTATTCCAATTAGAAGAACAAAAGAGGAAGATGTTCTAAGAGCAAGTTCCATTAGAAGATTTGGAAGGAAACCAAGACATGTAAGGAGAGACTCAACCGGTAACGGCCACGAG catgcagttgtttttgtgaatgGAGATCAATATTATGGAGCAAAAGCAAACATAAATGTATGGACACCAAGAGTTACAGATCAATATGAATTCAGTTTGTCACAGATTTGGGTTATTGCTGGCtcctttggttttgatcttaatACTATAGAAGCTGGTTGGCAG GTAAGTCCAGAATTATATGGAGACAGCAACCCTAGGTTCTTCACTTATTGGACA ACAGATGCATATCAAGCAACTGGGTGCTACAATTTGCTGTGTTCTGGATTTATCCAAACTAACAATAGGATAGCAATAGGTGCAGCAATCTCACCAAGATCTACATATAATAGCAAACAATTTGATATTGGCCTAATGGTTTGGAAG gATCCAAGACATGGACACTGGTGGCTGGAATTTGGTTCAGGATTATTAGTTGGTTACTGGCCAGCAACCATGTTTAGCCACTTAAGAAGCCATGCAAGCATGGTTCAATTTGGTGGAGAAATTGTGAACTCTCGTTCAAGGGGTTACCACACTGGAACTCAGATGGGGAGTGGCCACTTTGCTGGTGAAGGTTTTAGAAAAGCAGCATATTTTAGGAACTTGCAAATTGTTGATTGGGACAACAACTTGCTACCTCTCTCAAACATTCACCAATTAGCAGATCATTCTAATTGCTATGAcattaggcaaggaagcaacaatgTTTGGGGACATTACTTTTACTATGGAGGTCCCGGACGAAATGTCCGATGTCCTTAA
- the LOC112783434 gene encoding arginine-specific demethylase JMJ20 isoform X1 yields the protein MNIKKGEIEKVNWKNLSYSEFVERFMQKNQPLLLNGFSEHHNWRASVDWVTPLGHPNFQFFSTNFGDSKVQVADCDTREFTDQKREEMLVSDFIGRCLQDVEGSAVQSSNSHSVPYLKDWHFVKEYPEYVAYKTPMFFCDDWLNLYLDNYRMHTDSDTYQENNEICCSDYRFVYMGVKGSWTPLHADVFRSYSWSANVCGKKRWLFLDPSQHHLVFDRNMKNCVYNIFDEVSDSKFPGFKKAIWLECMQEAGEIIFVPSGWYHQVHNLEDTISINHNWFNAYNLSWVWNLLLRDYNEAIEYIEDIKDVCEDFEGLCQRNLAANTGMNFYDFFAFISRFTLANIVLLCYINGRHGNITQISSTIARHLLMNLGSIRKVASEMKDRHALKGNQDRAVDIIETLEDPRFCKLCMDIGRTYAMIHEESHLSFDFESASAGEIADLTVLKAYTSSQFYTPEDLVEFIDNAVAEHGDCYINSSAI from the exons ATGAACATAAAAAAGGGTGAGATTGAGAAGGTGAATTGGAAGAATTTGAGTTACAGTGAATTTGTGGAGAGATTCATGCAAAAAAACCAACCTTTGTTGCTCAATGGATTCTCGGAACATCACAATTGGAGAGCTTCAGTTGATTGGGTCACCCCTCTTGGCCACCccaattttcaatttttctcCACAAATTTTGGGGATTCCAAAGTTCAG GTTGCAGATTGTGACACAAGAGAGTTCACCGATCAGAAAAGGGAGGAGATGCTGGTTTCGGATTTTATAGGACGTTGCCTTCAAGATGTTGAAGGTTCTGCAGTCCAATCTAGCAATAGTCACTCTGTACCGTATTTGAAGGATTGGCATTTTGTAAAG GAGTATCCAGAATATGTAGCATATAAAACTCCAATGTTCTTTTGTGATGATTGGCTTAACCTGTATCTTGACAACTACAGAATGCATACTGATTCTGACACATACCAAGAAAATAACGAAATATGTTGCTCTGACTATCGTTTTGTATACATGGGAGTTAAAG GATCTTGGACTCCTCTTCATGCCGATGTTTTCCGGTCATATAGCTGGTCGGCAAATGTTTGTGGAAAAAAGAGATGGCTTTTTCTAGATCCTTCCCAACATCATCTTGTATTTGACAG GAATATGAAAAATTGTGTATATAATATCTTTGATGAAGTATCTGACTCAAAATTTCCTGGTTTCAAAAAG GCTATCTGGTTAGAATGCATGCAAGAAGCAGGTGAAATTATATTTGTTCCCAGTGGATGGTACCATCAAGTTCATAATTTG GAGGATACAATATCTATAAACCACAACTGGTTCAATGCGTATAACCTTTCATGGGTG TGGAATTTACTTTTGAGGGACTACAATGAGGCCATCGAATACATAGAAGACATCAAGGATGTATGTGAGGATTTCGAAGGTCTTTGCCAGCGCAATCTTGCTGCTAACACGG GGATGAACTTTTATGACTTCTTTGCTTTCATATCACGCTTCACCTTGGCCAACATTGTCTTGCTTTGTTATATAAATGGAAGACATGGAAATATCACTCAAATCTCATCAACAATAGCTCGGCATTTATTGATGAATCTTGGATCCATAAGGAAGGTTGCATCGGAGATGAAAGACAGGCATGCTCTAAAAGGAAATCAGGATCGCGCTGTGGACATTATAGAAACACTTGAAGATCCTAGGTTTTGCAAACTGTGCATGGATATTGGAAGAACATATGCAATGATACATGAAGAGTCTCATTTGTCCTTTGATTTCGAGAGCGCTTCGGCTGGTGAAATAGCGGATCTCACTGTTTTGAAAGCATACACTTCATCTCAGTTCTACACACCTGAAGATCTTGTTGAATTTATAGACAATGCTGTTGCAGAACATGGTGACTGTTACATCAACTCATCTGCAATATGA
- the LOC112783434 gene encoding arginine-specific demethylase JMJ20 isoform X2, with amino-acid sequence MLVSDFIGRCLQDVEGSAVQSSNSHSVPYLKDWHFVKEYPEYVAYKTPMFFCDDWLNLYLDNYRMHTDSDTYQENNEICCSDYRFVYMGVKGSWTPLHADVFRSYSWSANVCGKKRWLFLDPSQHHLVFDRNMKNCVYNIFDEVSDSKFPGFKKAIWLECMQEAGEIIFVPSGWYHQVHNLEDTISINHNWFNAYNLSWVWNLLLRDYNEAIEYIEDIKDVCEDFEGLCQRNLAANTGMNFYDFFAFISRFTLANIVLLCYINGRHGNITQISSTIARHLLMNLGSIRKVASEMKDRHALKGNQDRAVDIIETLEDPRFCKLCMDIGRTYAMIHEESHLSFDFESASAGEIADLTVLKAYTSSQFYTPEDLVEFIDNAVAEHGDCYINSSAI; translated from the exons ATGCTGGTTTCGGATTTTATAGGACGTTGCCTTCAAGATGTTGAAGGTTCTGCAGTCCAATCTAGCAATAGTCACTCTGTACCGTATTTGAAGGATTGGCATTTTGTAAAG GAGTATCCAGAATATGTAGCATATAAAACTCCAATGTTCTTTTGTGATGATTGGCTTAACCTGTATCTTGACAACTACAGAATGCATACTGATTCTGACACATACCAAGAAAATAACGAAATATGTTGCTCTGACTATCGTTTTGTATACATGGGAGTTAAAG GATCTTGGACTCCTCTTCATGCCGATGTTTTCCGGTCATATAGCTGGTCGGCAAATGTTTGTGGAAAAAAGAGATGGCTTTTTCTAGATCCTTCCCAACATCATCTTGTATTTGACAG GAATATGAAAAATTGTGTATATAATATCTTTGATGAAGTATCTGACTCAAAATTTCCTGGTTTCAAAAAG GCTATCTGGTTAGAATGCATGCAAGAAGCAGGTGAAATTATATTTGTTCCCAGTGGATGGTACCATCAAGTTCATAATTTG GAGGATACAATATCTATAAACCACAACTGGTTCAATGCGTATAACCTTTCATGGGTG TGGAATTTACTTTTGAGGGACTACAATGAGGCCATCGAATACATAGAAGACATCAAGGATGTATGTGAGGATTTCGAAGGTCTTTGCCAGCGCAATCTTGCTGCTAACACGG GGATGAACTTTTATGACTTCTTTGCTTTCATATCACGCTTCACCTTGGCCAACATTGTCTTGCTTTGTTATATAAATGGAAGACATGGAAATATCACTCAAATCTCATCAACAATAGCTCGGCATTTATTGATGAATCTTGGATCCATAAGGAAGGTTGCATCGGAGATGAAAGACAGGCATGCTCTAAAAGGAAATCAGGATCGCGCTGTGGACATTATAGAAACACTTGAAGATCCTAGGTTTTGCAAACTGTGCATGGATATTGGAAGAACATATGCAATGATACATGAAGAGTCTCATTTGTCCTTTGATTTCGAGAGCGCTTCGGCTGGTGAAATAGCGGATCTCACTGTTTTGAAAGCATACACTTCATCTCAGTTCTACACACCTGAAGATCTTGTTGAATTTATAGACAATGCTGTTGCAGAACATGGTGACTGTTACATCAACTCATCTGCAATATGA
- the LOC112783379 gene encoding F-box/kelch-repeat protein At3g23880, with translation MKGDPILDDDDDSVARKDKAVTTTEEWPELLCCTTTKPPPILLDELIAEILLRIPARSLVRLRNSVCSSFRTLISSSQFAKDHLRRSMAVDPALTHPRIAYYSYRLSYPAIGVFSIRSVFENRPHEPTKVVAYEGRRHLRMIGSCNGLLCLHDEERAMLWNPCTGFTSQPLEIGGIFFVCGFGYDHVNDKYKLFLNFLVEEKKSGGPVTRIFTFGPKCTWRTIQDFPHRLCDPGKKAILSNLVGLFVSGTGTLNWLLCSCLTSFVAVLSLDLVKETYSQISLPSRDSDDALRVLPRLGILRGCLAVCYETKKTHWTLWIMMEYGVPESWTKLAIIPHHPLLLNPPLNCALEPMYMLKNNVLLVISPNGKFVLCNLNDGSIDFPNIDSSDDGMTKLPPLSRGAGGRDFHIYHESLVSPSHFGLPTCSSQMRLFKPGLFIW, from the coding sequence ATGAAGGGGGATCCcattcttgatgatgatgatgatagtgtTGCGAGGAAGGACAAGGCTGTCACAACCACCGAGGAGTGGCCGGAACTGCTCTGCTGTACCACCACAAAACCACCGCCTATCCTTCTGGACGAGCTCATAGCGGAAATCCTGCTGAGGATTCCGGCAAGGTCTCTTGTTCGATTAAGGAACAGCGTCTGCAGTTCATTCAGAACCCTAATTTCCAGTTCCCAATTTGCCAAGGACCACCTTCGACGTTCAATGGCGGTGGATCCAGCCTTGACCCACCCGCGTATTGCCTATTATAGCTACAGGCTCTCATACCCCGCAATCGGAGTTTTCTCCATCCGATCTGTGTTCGAGAACCGTCCCCATGAACCCACCAAAGTAGTTGCCTATGAGGGACGACGCCACCTTCGCATGATTGGCTCTTGTAATGGATTGCTGTGCTTGCACGATGAGGAGCGTGCCATGCTGTGGAACCCCTGCACCGGATTCACATCTCAGCCACTTGAAATTGGTGGTATCTTCTTCGTCTGTGGATTCGGTTATGATCATGTGAACGACAAGTATAAGCTTTTCCTCAATTTCCTCGTTGAGGAAAAGAAATCAGGTGGACCTGTCACCAGAATTTTCACATTCGGCCCAAAATGTACCTGGAGAACAATTCAGGATTTCCCACATAGACTATGTGACCCCGGTAAGAAGGCTATTCTGTCAAATTTGGTAGGGCTTTTTGTAAGTGGCACTGGCACCCTTAATTGGCTTCTTTGCAGCTGTCTTACTAGTTTTGTCGCAGTTCTTTCCCTTGACTTGGTGAAAGAGACTTATAGTCAGATTTCCCTTCCCAGTAGGGATTCAGATGATGCTCTCAGAGTGTTACCCCGACTGGGTATCTTGAGGGGTTGTCTTGCTGTTTGTTATGAGACTAAGAAAACTCATTGGACTCTCTGGATCATGATGGAGTATGGAGTTCCTGAATCCTGGACTAAATTGGCCATAATCCCCCACCACCCACTACTCCTTAATCCTCCTTTAAATTGTGCATTAGAGCCTATGTACATGTTGAAAAATAACGTTCTACTGGTGATTTCTCCTAATGGCAAGTTTGTTTTATGTAACTTAAATGATGGCAGCATAGATTTTCCTAATATTGACAGCTCCGATGATGGCATGACCAAACTCCCTCCTTTGTCTCGGGGTGCAGGCGGAAGGGACTTTCACATCTATCATGAAAGCTTAGTTTCACCCTCGCACTTTGGTCTTCCAACTTGCTCATCTCAAATGCGGTTATTTAAGCCAGGCCTATTCATTTGGTGA